The Deltaproteobacteria bacterium genomic interval TCCCACGGCGCCGGGGCCGACACCATGAAACGAATCGCCGCCCCGATGGTTGGCGGCCTGTTTACCTCGTTTATTATGGAACTTCTGGTCTATCCGGCGATTTATTTTTTGTGGAAACAACGAAGTTTACCAAAGGAGTAATTTATGGAATCTCTGGCCCCCTTTCATTTCCAATTTGTTCATTTTCCGATCGCGCTGACATTTGCCGGTTTGTTATTCGCCCTTCTCGGCTACTTGCGGAAGAGTGAGTTTCTTTTTGCCGCGTCGCGATACACCCTTTATGTGGCCACCCTCGGCGCGATGGCCGCCGCGACAACCGGCCTCATGGCTGAAGAGTACCTTCCTCACTCACACGAGGGAGAAGCGCATGAAATCATGGAAGGACACGAAACGCTGGGGCTCTCGATTGCCGGGGGGCTTTTGTTGACAAGTATCTTGAGTATTTTCGCCGAAAAGAAAAAATGGGCCGGCGCGAGAAAGATCGTTTTGATTCTCCTCTTTATTCTTTCATCGGCCGTTGCCGTCACCGGTTACCTCGGCGGTCGCCTGGGGCATGAATTTGGAATCGGGATCCAAAAAGAAGAAGGGCCGTTGCCGGCAACAAATGTCATTAAGAAGGAGGGGTCTCCCCATGAACACCACGATCACCATTAATATAAATATAATAATTTCAAATAGTTATGTAGAAATGGGGCGAGGAGGATCATGAATGAAACTGATGGGGATCATGGAGGGGGGATGGATAATGCTGTAAATTGTTCGTGAAAGCTGGTATGATCACCTTGGTTTGAAAAATGAAAAAAATACGCAAAATAGTTCCCATTCTGCTAATCGCCCTGGTGGTCCAGTTCTCCTACAGCTTTTTGTGTCATGCCCCCGGCGAGGACAAAATCTGCCTGATGGATTGTTGCAAAAAGGTCCATCACTGCGCCGATAAAACCGGCGCAAAGCCGGAAGATTGTTGTGTCTATCGCGATTCGGGGTCGCAAAACTTTCTGGTCTCAAAGGCCGTCCCTGTTTCATTTTCCGGAATGGAAATCCATCTTTTGGAGCGGTGGTCCGTCGCTTTCCGGCCGGTCAATGTCACGAATGTTGAACGGGAGTTCGTCCTCCACGGGTCGTCACCTCCCCTCTACATTCTCAAACAGTCCTTTCTCCTTTAAAAACCCATCCAGGAATAGCTTGCAATTTGTTGTTGGTGATGTGAG includes:
- a CDS encoding DUF2231 domain-containing protein codes for the protein MESLAPFHFQFVHFPIALTFAGLLFALLGYLRKSEFLFAASRYTLYVATLGAMAAATTGLMAEEYLPHSHEGEAHEIMEGHETLGLSIAGGLLLTSILSIFAEKKKWAGARKIVLILLFILSSAVAVTGYLGGRLGHEFGIGIQKEEGPLPATNVIKKEGSPHEHHDHH